A part of Rhodamnia argentea isolate NSW1041297 chromosome 8, ASM2092103v1, whole genome shotgun sequence genomic DNA contains:
- the LOC115728630 gene encoding GDP-mannose 4,6 dehydratase 2-like, whose protein sequence is MATQNDTPKSGSGTKGEAPPPQYSKVALIIGIAGQVGSYLSEFLLDKGYEVYGMSVRSSNFNTQRVDHIYINPRNYAHNARMKLRCSILTDSSLCLRRWIDAISPDEVYNLADQYEVAVSLETPEYPDIVATVAFRLLEAVRSHVSVTGRSHIRYFQSGSSEVFGPQSDKSGYLRMNEKSQFHPWSLYGVSKCAAHWYTVYYREAHGLFACNGILFNPESPRQDWNFVTRKITRAVGRIKMGLQSKLFLGNLLASRDWGFAGDYVEAMWMMLQQGKPDDYVVGMGESHTVDEIMMTAFEYVGLEWRDYVVYDNEIPLRPAGVDQLRGDATKAKEVLGWKAKVGFEKLVEMMVDEDIELAKREKVLVDTGYIDVCNSRVLGTSYLSLLCLLTQCSFFGCLLEVFEMLLG, encoded by the coding sequence ATGGCGACCCAGAACGACACGCCCAAATCCGGTTCCGGAACCAAAGGCGAAGCCCCGCCGCCGCAGTACAGCAAAGTGGCCCTGATCATCGGCATTGCCGGCCAGGTCGGGTCGTACCTCAGCGAGTTCTTGCTTGACAAAGGATACGAGGTCTACGGCATGAGCGTTCGCTCCTCCAACTTCAACACCCAACGGGTCGACCACATCTACATCAACCCCCGCAACTACGCCCACAATGCCCGGATGAAGCTTCGCTGCTCTATTCTCACCGactcctctctctgtctccgcCGCTGGATTGACGCGATCTCCCCCGACGAGGTCTACAATCTCGCCGACCAGTACGAGGTGGCGGTCTCTCTCGAGACCCCTGAATACCCCGATATTGTCGCCACGGTTGCCTTCCGGCTTCTTGAGGCCGTGCGTTCCCACGTCTCCGTTACCGGCCGCAGTCACATCCGCTACTTCCAGTCTGGGTCTTCAGAGGTGTTCGGACCGCAGTCTGACAAATCTGGGTATTTGAGGATGAACGAGAAATCCCAGTTCCACCCTTGGTCCCTCTACGGCGTGTCCAAGTGCGCTGCGCACTGGTACACTGTGTACTACCGCGAGGCCCACGGGCTGTTCGCGTGCAACGGGATCCTGTTCAACCCCGAGTCCCCGAGGCAGGACTGGAACTTCGTGACCCGGAAGATAACGAGGGCTGTGGGGCGGATCAAGATGGGGCTACAGAGCAAGTTGTTCCTGGGGAATCTGTTGGCCTCCCGGGACTGGGGTTTCGCTGGGGACTACGTGGAGGCGATGTGGATGATGCTGCAGCAAGGAAAACCTGACGACTACGTGGTCGGGATGGGGGAGTCGCACACGGTGGACGAGATTATGATGACGGCGTTTGAGTATGTGGGGCTGGAATGGCGGGACTATGTGGTTTATGATAATGAGATACCGCTCAGGCCGGCGGGGGTCGACCAGTTGAGGGGAGATGCAACTAAGGCCAAGGAGGTGTTGGGTTGGAAGGCCAAGGTTGGGTTCGAGAAGTTGGTGGAGATGATGGTGGACGAGGATATTGAATTGgctaagagagagaaggttcttGTTGACACTGGGTACATTGATGTCTGCAACAGCCGGGTATTAGGTACTTCTTATCTCTCGCTGCTCTGTTTGTTAACCCAGTGCTCTTTCTTTGGTTGTTTGTTGGAAGTGTTTGAGATGTTATTGGGATAG